The following DNA comes from Humidesulfovibrio mexicanus.
GGACTGCCTCTGCGGTTCGCCGGAGCCTTGTGCGTCGGGCTCATGGCCGGGGGGGCATATGCCGCTGTGGACTTCCTGTGCGACATCCACTTCTTCGGCGTTCTTCTCCTGGCGTATTTCTCATATGCCGGGCTTGCTCTTGGCGAGCTTGTGGACAGCGGGCGTGAGGCGCTTGAGCTTGTGGAGGATGACGGGCGGCTCGACGATGCGCGGCTGGCGGTAGGGATGCTGGTGAGCCGGGACACAACGACCATGCAGGCCCCGGAACTGCGCAAGACCCTGGCCGAAACCGTTTCTGAAAACTTTTGCGACGCCTTCGTTGCGCCCCTGTTCTACCTTGTGCTGGGCGGACCTGCCCTCATGTGGGCGTACAAGGCGGTCAGCACCATGGATTCCATGTGGGGCTACCGCACGGAGCGTTTCAACCAACTGGGCTGGGCGGCGGCCCGAGCTGACGATGTTCTGGCGTACCTGCCTGCGCGAGTATCGGCTGTGCTTCTTGTGGGGAGTGGGGCAATTTTGCGTCTGCCCTGGCGCGAGGCCATGGCCCATGTTCGGGCGGAAGCCGCGCGCATGGAGAGCCCCAACGCTGGCTGGCCCATGGCGACATGCGCCTGGCTCCTCGGGGGTGGCATGGGGGGGGCGACGCGGTACTTCGGAGAGATCAAAAACAAGCCGATCCTGGGCCCGCAAGGTGCTCCATGGACTCTAGAAAAACTCAAACAATTATTTAGACTCGTTCTCTTGTCTGGGTTTGCTGGCGTCGTGTTGTTGCAGCTGTGCAAGGTCGTTGTCGTGCGGCATCTGCCATGGCTTTGGCTGTAGCACCGGTCGCGCATCAAAAGAGCAGAGCTGTTTCACAAGAGTTTCACATGTACAGGCGGGCCGCAGCGGCAGCAGCAGGGCACAAAAAAAGGCCGACTGGGCTCAGCGTCCAGTCGGCCTTTTGTCGTTTTAGGAGCGTTAGCCCAGTTCGACGTTGCGGTCGTAAGCCTCGCGCACGGCGTCCACGATGACGCCGCGCATGGCCATGCGGTCGAAGTGCATGGTGGCGCGGATGGTGGACCCGGCCGGGCTGGTGACCATCTCGCGCAGTTCGGCCAAGTGCATCCCGCCTTCTTCGGCCAGCTTGGCCGATCCGCTGAAGAGCGCCTTGACGATGTCCGTGGCCTGTGCGCGGGGCAGGCCCAGGTTTACCCCGGCCTCCACAATGGCGTCCATGACATAGAACACGTACGCCGGCCCGCAACCCGCCACGCTGGTGAAGGCGTCGAAGAGTTTCTCGGGCAGTTCGTGCACCTGGCCCAAAGGTTTGTGCATGGCCCGGATGAAATCTCGGCGCTCTGCATCGAGGCTTGCGTCATCAAAGCACAGGGCGAATACCCCTGCGCCCACCAGGGCCGGGGTGTTGGGCATGATGCGCACCACAGGACAGCGTCCCCCGCAAAGCTCCTGCAGGCGAGCCATGGTGATCCCGGCCGCGATGGACAGCAGGCAGTGCCCGGGGGAGAGCTCCGGAGCGATGTCTTCAAGCGCGGCCGGGAGGTGTTGCGGCTTTACGGCCAGCAGCACGTAACGGCAGTGCTTCACCAGGGTTTTGGGCGAGGGTTCGGCCGTAAGCCCGACCTCGCGGCCCAGCTTTTCAAGCTTGGCCGAGTCCAGGTCGTAGCCATGCACCTGTATGCCCTGTGCGGCCAACCCTTTGATGATGGCCGTGCCCATGTTCCCGACGCCGATGAAGCCGACGCGATTGTTCATTGCCCTTATTCCCCCACGATCTCCAGGGAGCTGAAAAAGTAGGACATTTCGACCTTGGCGGTGTCCGGTCCGTCTGAGCCGTGGCAGGCGTTGGCCTCGATGCTCTTGCCGAACTTCTTGCGGATGGTGCCTTCGGCGGCCTTGGCGGGGTCGGTGGCGCCCATGAGTTCGCGGTAGCGGATAATGGCGTTATCGCCTTCAAGGCAGGACACCACCACCGGTCCGGAAATCATGTATTCCACGAGATCCTTGAAAAAGGGGCGCTCCTTGTGCACGGCGTAGAAGCCCTCGGCCTGGGGGCGGGTGAGCCGGATCATCTTCATGGCCTTAACGGTGAGGCCCGCATCGAGGATCATCTGGATGATGGCGCCGGTCTGTTTTGCGGCGACGGCATCGGGTTTGATGATGGAGAAGGTGCGCTCGGTCGTCATGTGGTGTCCTCCGGTGAATGGTGTATGCGGCGCATGGGCCGCTTGTGTTCGCGTGCAGGGAAATGCACCGCAAACGCGGCGCAAGTCAAGGGCTTTGGCGGTCCGGAAGGGGGCTGCGGATGGGCGAAGACAAAAGCGAAAGCTAGAAGTGCAACTGCTCGTCCTTGATGATCTTGAAGCTCTTGTTGCCTTTTACGCGACCAGGCACGCCATGGAATTTCCGCACGCCTTCGATCTCGACCTCCAGCAGATCCTCCGCATCGGTGTCCAACAGCATGATGTCGCCGACCTCGAGATTCAGAAGTTGCCGTCCTGTGATGCGTGATTTGCCGAGGCGCACAAGAAATTCCACCGGGGTTTCGAGCAGCCGCTCCTTGAAGCGGCTGATCCACACATGGTCCACCTCAAGGCGTTCTGACTGGAAGGAGGCGTGCAGTTTGGAGCGGATGGGCTCCATCGTGGCATACGGCAGGCAGCAGATGAGCGAGCCGATGGCGTTTTCCAACTCCACTTCGAAGGTGATGACGATGACCACATCGCTTGGCGGAACGATGGCGGCGAACTGCGGATTGACCTCGGAGCGCACCACCTCGATGTGCACCTCATGCACGGGCTTCCAGGATTCCTCCATGTTGGAGAGCGCCACCTTGACGACCTTGTCCACGATGGCTTGCTCAATGGGCGTGAAATCGCGCCCTTCCACCTTCGGTTGACTGCCCGCGCCGCCGAAAAAGTTTTCCACCAGGGCGAAGACCAGGCGCGAGTCCACAACCAGCAGGGCATTGCCCCGCAGGGGCTCCATCTTGAAGATGGAGATGCTGGTCGGAACGGGGAGCGAGCGCATGAAATCCCCGAATTTGCTCATGTCGATGGAGATGGGATTGATATCCACGCGTTTGCGCATGGTGTTGGCCAGAGCGTTTGTGCACAGACGAGCGAAACGGTCGTTTACGATTTCCAGGACCGGCATTCGGCCGCGGATGATGCGGTCCTGGTTGGTGAGGTCGAAGGGAACGATGCCGGAGTCATCTTCTGGAATGTCGGGCGTTGTTTCAACTTCTCCGCCGGAAAGACCGCGCAGAAGGGCATCTACTTCATCTTGTTCTAGAATTTTGCTCATGTCCGCCGTTCCTTGTACGCCCGTGGTCCCAGTGGAAGGAAAAAGCCGTTCTGCCGGAAAATGCTAGCAAAAATCGGGCCTAGAGAGATGGCTCGCCAGTTGAATCAAAAGGATAGCCTGAAGACCGCGGAATTGGCAAGGCGCATCATTGCGGCGGCAACGAAGATACGGTGACCACATGAACGGATGGGCTCTTTTTCTTGAGCCAGGCGCGGATGGCGGCAACGGTCTGCTTGTGCGGATGCCCGATGGCGATGGCGTGTCCGTGCTTCAGGGCCGCAGCTTCGGCCACGCGCAACTGGGCCACAATGGCGGGCACGGCGAGATCATTGTCCAGAAACACATCGCGCTGGTGCACTTGCAGCCCGATGCGGCGGGCCTCGGCGACCCCGACGCTCTTTGCCGTGGTGCGGCTGTCCAGAAAGAAAAGCCCTTGCCCCTTTATGGCGGACAACGCCGCGCGCATCCCGTAGGTCGACTCCGTAAAGGCCGAGCCCATGTGGTTGTTGACGGCGACGGCTCCAGGCACCCGTGACGCGGCGCGGCGCACAACCTCCTGAATCCTTTCGGCGGTCATGCCGTCAAGCAGCGCATGCGGGCCGGGCGCAACCTTGGGGTAGCCTTTGGGCTGCATGGGGAGGTGGATGAAAATTTCTTTCCCCGCGGATTGCGCAATGTTGAGCACCTGCACCCTGTGGCCGCTGTCGGGCCAGATGGAAAAGGCAATGGGAACGCCAAGCGCGGCCAGATCGCGCGCCACGGCCACATCTTCGCCCATGTCGTCGATGACGATTGCCAGCCGC
Coding sequences within:
- a CDS encoding CobD/CbiB family cobalamin biosynthesis protein, encoding MSNLLALTFFSLPTLAFALDLLLGDPHRLPHPVRGLGWGLDRLEPLARRCGLPLRFAGALCVGLMAGGAYAAVDFLCDIHFFGVLLLAYFSYAGLALGELVDSGREALELVEDDGRLDDARLAVGMLVSRDTTTMQAPELRKTLAETVSENFCDAFVAPLFYLVLGGPALMWAYKAVSTMDSMWGYRTERFNQLGWAAARADDVLAYLPARVSAVLLVGSGAILRLPWREAMAHVRAEAARMESPNAGWPMATCAWLLGGGMGGATRYFGEIKNKPILGPQGAPWTLEKLKQLFRLVLLSGFAGVVLLQLCKVVVVRHLPWLWL
- the proC gene encoding pyrroline-5-carboxylate reductase, whose amino-acid sequence is MNNRVGFIGVGNMGTAIIKGLAAQGIQVHGYDLDSAKLEKLGREVGLTAEPSPKTLVKHCRYVLLAVKPQHLPAALEDIAPELSPGHCLLSIAAGITMARLQELCGGRCPVVRIMPNTPALVGAGVFALCFDDASLDAERRDFIRAMHKPLGQVHELPEKLFDAFTSVAGCGPAYVFYVMDAIVEAGVNLGLPRAQATDIVKALFSGSAKLAEEGGMHLAELREMVTSPAGSTIRATMHFDRMAMRGVIVDAVREAYDRNVELG
- the ndk gene encoding nucleoside-diphosphate kinase produces the protein MTTERTFSIIKPDAVAAKQTGAIIQMILDAGLTVKAMKMIRLTRPQAEGFYAVHKERPFFKDLVEYMISGPVVVSCLEGDNAIIRYRELMGATDPAKAAEGTIRKKFGKSIEANACHGSDGPDTAKVEMSYFFSSLEIVGE
- the fliM gene encoding flagellar motor switch protein FliM, with translation MSKILEQDEVDALLRGLSGGEVETTPDIPEDDSGIVPFDLTNQDRIIRGRMPVLEIVNDRFARLCTNALANTMRKRVDINPISIDMSKFGDFMRSLPVPTSISIFKMEPLRGNALLVVDSRLVFALVENFFGGAGSQPKVEGRDFTPIEQAIVDKVVKVALSNMEESWKPVHEVHIEVVRSEVNPQFAAIVPPSDVVIVITFEVELENAIGSLICCLPYATMEPIRSKLHASFQSERLEVDHVWISRFKERLLETPVEFLVRLGKSRITGRQLLNLEVGDIMLLDTDAEDLLEVEIEGVRKFHGVPGRVKGNKSFKIIKDEQLHF
- a CDS encoding divergent polysaccharide deacetylase family protein — encoded protein: MTTEERLRNGEPYAFVALRLPPADSHSLRQGLDKKLSQIHGVTLHVNAHDEWEVRVDGVPCLLLRLTPLTPEPAEKHPAKGRLAIVIDDMGEDVAVARDLAALGVPIAFSIWPDSGHRVQVLNIAQSAGKEIFIHLPMQPKGYPKVAPGPHALLDGMTAERIQEVVRRAASRVPGAVAVNNHMGSAFTESTYGMRAALSAIKGQGLFFLDSRTTAKSVGVAEARRIGLQVHQRDVFLDNDLAVPAIVAQLRVAEAAALKHGHAIAIGHPHKQTVAAIRAWLKKKSPSVHVVTVSSLPPQ